The following are encoded in a window of Panicum virgatum strain AP13 chromosome 5N, P.virgatum_v5, whole genome shotgun sequence genomic DNA:
- the LOC120673322 gene encoding casein kinase 1-like protein HD16 has product MPVLRSAARRAREAQGSPAAAAGAPEAAAPAPVPPPADTRRRATRAAARTEEREREEIRPAEVVAGEGGGDGDEGERGMGDPDSGGRSADKLVADDEGGPPVPDTVQVGNSPKYRVDRKLGKGGFGQVYVGHRMSATGPGAVEVALKFEHRTSKGCNYAPPYEWAVYNAVGGIHGVPRVHYKGRQGEFYVMVMDMLGPSLWDVWNNNSHTMSVEMVACIAIEAISILEKMHSKGYVHGDVKPENFLLGTAGTPEEKKLFLVDLGLATKWKDSATGLHVDYDQRPDVFRGTVRYASVHAHLGRTGSRRDDLESLAYTLVFLLRGRLPWQGYQGENKGFLVCKKKMATSPESLCCFCPQPFREFVEYVVNLKFDEEPNYAKYVSLFDSVVGPNPDIRPLNTDGAQKLIHQVGQKRGRLLIEEEADEQPKKKIRMGMPATQWISVYNARRPMKQRYHYNVADSRLVQHIEKGNEDGLFISCITSCSNLWALIMDAGTGFSSQVYELTPHFLHKEWIMDQWERNYYITALAGANNGSSLVVMSKGTTYTQQSYKVSDTFPYKWINKKWRDGFYVTSMATAGSRWAVVMSRNAGFSEQVVELDFLYPSEGIHKRWGYGYRITATAATWDQAAFVLSVPRRRPTDETQETLRTSAFPSQHVKEKWSKNLYLASVCYGRTVS; this is encoded by the exons ATGCCTGTGCTGCGTAGCGCGGCGCGGAGGGCCCGAGAGGCGCAGgggagtccggcggcggcggcgggagctccGGAGGCGGCAGCACCGGCACCGGTGCCACCGCCAGCAGACACGAGGCGGAGGGCGACGAGGGCCGCCGCAAGAACGGAAGAGAGGGAGCGGGAGGAGATCAGGCCCGCGGAGGTCGTCGcgggggaaggcggcggcgacggagacgAGGGGGAGCGTGGGATGGGTGACCCGGACAGCGGGGGGCGCAGCGCCGACAAGCTGGTAGCCGATGACGAGGGCGGCCCTCCTGTCCCTGACACG GTCCAGGTGGGCAATTCACCAAAGTATAGAGTGGACAGAAAGCTTGGGAAAGGAGGTTTTGGCCAAGTATATGTTGGCCACCGCATGTCAGCTACTGGTCCTGGTGCAGTTGAG GTGGCATTGAAGTTTGAGCATAGGACCAGTAAAGGATGTAACTATGCCCCTCCTTATGAGTGGGCAGTCTACAA TGCCGTTGGTGGCATTCATGGGGTTCCTCGAGTCCACTACAAAGGACGCCAAGGGGAGTTCTATGTTATG GTTATGGATATGCTTGGACCCAGTCTATGGGATGTTTGGAATAATAACTCTCACAC AATGTCAGTTGAGATGGTTGCTTGCATCGCTATTGAAGCTATCTCCATACTTGAGAAAATGCATTCAAAAGG GTATGttcatggggatgtcaaaccaGAAAATTTCTTGCTAGGGACTGCAGGGACAcctgaagaaaaaaaactcttcCTTGTTGATCTTGGATTAG CTACGAAGTGGAAGGACAGTGCGACAGGACTCCATGTTGACTACGATCAACGACCTGATGTTTTCAG GGGAACAGTTCGCTATGCTAGTGTTCATGCACATCTTGGGAGAACAGGTAGCAGGAGAGATGATTTAGAATCTCTAGCATATACACTAGTCTTTCTTCTACGAGGACGTCTACCTTGGCAAGGTTATCAG GGTGAAAACAAAGGCTTCCTTGTCTGCAAGAAGAAAATGGCCACATCTCCAGAATCTCTCTGTTGCTTCTGCCCACAACCCTTCAGGGAGTTTGTAGAGTATGTGGTCAACTTGAAGTTTGACGAGGAACCCAACTATGCAAAGTATGTGTCGCTTTTTGATAGTGTAGTGGGCCCAAACCCAGATATCAGGCCACTTAACACTGATGGTGCTCAGAAG CTTATACATCAAGTTGGCCAAAAGAGAGGGCGTTTATTGATAGAGGAAGAGGCAGATGAACAACCAAAGAAGAAGATCAGGATGGGAATGCCCGCAACACAGTGGATAAGTGTTTATAATGCTAGGCGGCCTATGAAACAAAG GTACCATTACAATGTTGCAGATTCAAGGCTTGTACAGCATATTGAAAAAGGGAATGAAGATGGCCTCTTTATCAGTTGCATAACATCTTGCTCCAATCTCTGGGCTCTAATCATGGATGCTGGCACTGGATTCAGTTCTCAAGTTTATGAGCTTACACCGCATTTCCTTCACAAA GAATGGATAATGGACCAGTGGGAGAGGAACTACTATATAACTGCACTTGCTGGAGCAAACAATGGCAGCTCCCTGGTAGTGATGTCTAAAG GCACAACGTATACTCAACAGTCTTACAAAGTTAGTGATACTTTTCCCTACAAATGGATAAACAAGAAATGGCGAGATGGTTTCTATGTTACTTCCATGGCAACTGCTGGAAGTAGATGGGCAGTTGTCATGTCTCGTAATGCAGGTTTTTCTGAGCAG GTTGTTGAACTGGACTTCTTGTATCCCAGTGAGGGAATTCATAAGAGGTGGGGCTATGGTTACCGGATAACCGCGACTGCTGCAACTTGGGATCAGGCTGCATTTGTTTTAAGTGTGCCAAGGAGACGGCCTACTGATGAAACCCAAGAGACATTGAGGACGTCTGCGTTTCCTAGTCAACACGTTAAG GAGAAATGGTCCAAGAATCTCTACCTAGCATCAGTATGCTATGGGCGTACTGTATCCTAG